The Sander vitreus isolate 19-12246 chromosome 10, sanVit1, whole genome shotgun sequence genome contains the following window.
GTGGAGGAGCCTCGAGGAACAATCATAGCTTTGGACTATGACCCTGTCCAGAATAATGTAAGATGAAAACTCCTTGCATCTTTTATTGCCGTTTTGTTTCAGATTTCTTTCAATAGAAGCAAAAGTAGTAGAGTATGTACTATACTACCCTAAGGAGTCTGGAGTAACAGAATTTAGGAAGAGCTGATTCAGGTTTTGGTGCAGACATCCAGAGACACCTAGTGGACAGACACTGTAATTTGATGGCCTGTGGGTTTCACCAGTGTAAATCAATCTTTTCTACTTTATAGTGGCAAAACAGAACATATTGAATGTTTAACCTGCTCATCTCATCTATTTTGTTTACTGAATGCATTTCTTTATATATTGTTGTATGCATTTTCAAGGTGTACTTTGCTAGTACAAGCCAGAAGACAATTGAGCGGGTTGATTTGAACAGTGGGTTGAGGGAAGTTCTCGTCTCTGATGGTTTGGACTCTCCAGAAGGACTGGCGATAGACTGGGTCCATCGCAGGATGTACTGGACAGATAAAAGGTGTGTGGTGTTTGCAGAGAGTAAATGTTGAGGATTATTTATGAAAAGATTGTTTCATTAAGTGCTGGAGGATTTAACTTGAACATTTGTATATCAGACATTtgcttttcaatgttttatggGGGACAACACTTGATGTTTGGTTTTTGTTAAtcggttttgtttttattaaatctcaaaatgtaatttaaatgtcCCACTCAAATTTGTTTAAAAGTCTATTTTtggagttgtttttttatagcaTATTTAAGTAACAGTTACATTGCTAAACATTATCAGAATTGATAtggtttttgtcttgttttacacTAATAGTGTACTTTACTTTTGTCCTCCAGTCAGTCAACTGTTGACTGCAGTAACTTGGTTGGACTGAACCGAATAACCATTGTAAGCAAAGGGCTAGAAAAACCAAGAGGAATCGCAGTTCATCCTTTGGCAAAGTGAGTGTGGCGTGTATGTGTATGATAGTTTCAGAAATTAAAACTACAAACTAACTGCAATTCACCTAGAGGGATTAACAATATCAATAAACAGCAGTGAATATAGCATGTGACACCTTAAGGTTCTGTGGGAATAATACATCTTCTATGTCTAATTTACAATgctctttttactttttgaggAAGTTGTTCTGGACTGATATAGGGGCCGTGCCTGTCGTGGAAAGCGCCTCTTTGGAAGGGAAAGACCGCGCTGTAATCGCTAGCACCAACCTTGTGTCACCAAGCGGCCTGACCATCGATTTCACAGAGGATCGTCTGTTCTGGTGTGACCAGAGGAGGGGCCTGGTGGAGACTGCTGCTCTGGATGGTTCAGATCGACAGGTCCTGTTAGAGAACCAAGTAGGTGAGGCTTGtgtgacacatacacacgcatatACAAGTtcactagcctgacaagccagacccacatcaagatgttgggtctgggaactcaccattgacagggtTCAATCCGAGGGGTGGGATAAACGGTTGACTTTCAAATTAGcactgcacgcaataggatagagctacaaccaggcagagcaacgaagaaggtagcaaaGCTAGTtggtagattaaacttttgccgtatccggtcggcaaaactccgaacacatcttccttgaAAAGCTTAACtgcaagtcttccagaagaccgctgttcccagcagcagcggccataagcccgcccaccgactctatacaagatgtgattggcctgaccagagtttggttattccagctcgcaagccaacggagagtgcctagacccccctggctgcaaattaaattagctgccgctagggtgcatctagatttctaggctacaagTTCAGTGTATTGGCAAAAAGTTTGATTACAATTCTATACAGACTTGCTTGTCATTAGGTGccaagtgaaataaaaaaaactcaaaaactaCTACTAAAGTACAGCGGAGTCCGGTAGATGCTGACCTAAGCCTGACAAAGTGTGTcttagaccaggggtcttcaacgttttttaggccaaggacccctagctgaaagagagacggagcagggaccccctgctacatatattgtataaaattgtgttgcatattaaactgggcctacagtgACGTGTAGGGCAgactaaagcctttacacatacatttttatggtgcatacaataccaaactgacattttttttgttggcatttttatatatttatacatcatgttttaatgttgaaatgtggcacagtgaatccttaaaggttgtttgtaaatttggagtgctgtcagtagcaaaaaaaacttaaacaatcggtgctgcctacaccgtgttatccccctgctagcgttagcacccaacaggcttgaacagggcaagttttaaacatttgttaagcctctaaacatgctcgaaatgtcattacaagtgcctacctatgtgcagtgattccttccgagggaacacagcgaatctggCTGCAGTAGCtttgacagaaaggcataaaagttgtgttaatccagccagtgcacatacctctgtttatttcctgttttccggtcaagtccacactagtcgattgtcgaactcctACAAGCCAacattccagtcaaatttgctgtgttccctcggaaggaatcactgcacatgggtaggcacttgtaatgacattccgatcatgtttagaggcttaaaacacgtttaaaacttgccctgtttaagcctgttgggtgctaacgctagcgcggggataacacggtgtaggcagcaccgattgttttagtttttcctgctactgccagcactccaaatttacaaacaacagagctacgtgttgaaattgaccggaattctcctttaagcttaactgtatctgtggatggctaccttagctataggccagtaagcctgtcatcaatgttgtgtatattaaaaaaacatttatctttACTAATAATATTTACTACTTTACTAGTAATAATGTAGATTTtcagatatatttatatatattttctttttaaaccattGATCagtaatttggtggcccccctgctgcaactctgaggaccccctaggggtcccagaccccctgttgaagatctccgCCTTAGACTGACTAAAGCAGAGCTGAGTCTGACAAAGTAAAGCAAAGGCTAACAAACCGAACTCAAGATGTCCTACAGCAGCCATAGGAGGGTTAGAAATTGAAATGAATGTGCACTTATTAGTCATTCTCTCATTCAGTGATGTCCCCAGTTAACTGCCCATCTCCTTGAAACATCATTCAAATATGTTGAAATCCTTCTCTAACCAATGTCCTTGCAATCACAATACTCCCTTAGGTAATATGAACACAAGATATAGAATAGTTCTCACCTTGAAAACAATGGGTGAACTCAAAGTCTTCTTTCCCTCCATTCTGATGCCTCCAGGTCGGCCTTTTGACCTGGCAGTATTTGAGGACAGGTTGTGGATGTCTGATCAGGAGTACCAGCAGCTGCGGAGCGTGCACAAGCGGACTGGGAGAAAACTGCAACGTATCCATGGCAACATGGTCCAACCAGCATCCATCGTGGTGGTTCATCCCCTTGCTAAGCCAGGTAAAGAGAGACGCCAGGTACTCATTTTAGAGATTTAGTTTGTTCATAAACTATACACAGaggtttaacccttgtgttgtcttcccatcaacCATGGTCAACATTGTCCCGGTCTGTTTTTGCCTGTTTTATAAAGCAAAAAGTATAAACGatcacccaattctgtgttacatcttcttagccaactttattccaacttattaccactagttttacacttacttTTGGAATTCTtagtcaataaacctaattcatATTAAATGATGCCTACATTTTGAGATAAAACccccagaaattatgaattattttagcTAATGGTTAAGATCAGAAGAACATATGTTGATAAATGATCACAGCCTGTTTtgtgtatggaaccatccatgttatttgtGGGCAATTTAGTTGAAACAAAcccatattttttgtttagaaactttttgacatatttgacccgaggacaacacaaggggtaAAAACACTGCATGTAGCACAAGCAAAAAGCAAAGGAAGGATGACAAAATGATCTCAAGTTGGAAGTGCATTATGATACAGTGTGTATCCTGCAGCCTCTTTTGTCTTTCCACCGCTTTCTATGTGTTAGTATTTACTAAGctatgcaaaaaaacaaatctctgaCGTTAAGCATTTAGGATATATGATAAGATATGTGTAGGCCAGCAGCAATAAAACAAGTCATCCTAAAAGTGAATGATTGAgctttatatttatacatattgcATCCTCATCTGCAGGGGCCGACGTTTGCATTTACCTAAATGGAGGTTGTGCCCAGGTGTGTGAAAGCAAACTGGGATTGGCCCACTGCTCCTGTCTGTCACACTTCTACCTATCAGCTGATGGAAAAGGTTGCTTGCCTGCCGATGCTTCGAATGGAACAGCAGGTGATTTGAGATATCTTACACTTCTGAATAAGCTATGAAGTAAAACTGACCAATGATGAACGTTTATTGTTAACTATATGAATTTACTGTGTAGAATATGGAGGCAGTGAATCCACTGATTTAACGTCtctcaaaaacaaaaccttcaACGATGAGAGCACACCCCTGACAACACCTGGGCTGTCAACCGATAAAGCGGCGGCTGATCTAGACTCAGATGTGGGCAGTGAGCCAACTCTCTTCACAGACAAGATGGTTTCAGGTAACAGTGTAAAGAGTGCAAACTGTGTGTAGTGCTTCCCACTCAAGGTCTTACTCTAAATAAATGTCATGATTCCATGTGTCCCCTTCTCCGTCAGACCAGAATGAGTGTTACTCGCTTCGCTGTGATGTAAATACACAGTGCCTGCTCAGTGCTGGCAGCCCAACCTGTCTATGTCTAGAAGGTTTTACAGGTGATGGACacatgtgtgtgggtgagtaTTTCTGTTGCTGTACTACAAATGTGTCTTGGGATGAAGTGACATATCCTTAAGAAAGCTTATGGAATTACATTTGATACAGGGACACTTTTATCTCCCTTACagttatattgtacatttttggCATACATAACAGCACTGAGAATGGAGCAGAATTGATAATCACAATATTTAACATAAACATTAATGACAGGAGCTAAAGCCAAAATGCCTTAAAAGGCAAGTCTAAAAAATGTAACTCttcacattattattaattccTTTGCTAagtttgtctgtctgcagtaGTAAGAGGTCACGTGTTCAACTATTTTGACAGCTAAAAATAATACTTGCACCAATGTATCAGAGAAGTGCAGGCCTTGTTATTGAGAAATGTGTCATCGTTCTTCTTTCTTTAATCTTAAtgcttaaaaatataaatagatgCTATCTGGATGAGCTGATAAcatacattgtgtgtgtatatatatatatatatatatatatatatatatatatatatatatatatatattcaggaACTTCTGATACACAgaatactgtaaaaatagtaggtatcttttccttttgtttcagATATTGATGAGTGTAAACAGGGAACGCACAAATGTAACAAACATGCAGAATGCCAAAATGCCTTGGGGAAGTATCTCTGCAAGTGCCACTCTGGATACCACGGCGATGGGAAGACTTGTCAAGGTGTGTCTGGATTATTTACAGCACATACAATTTCAGTACCATGGTTATTACTATTGGAACATTAGAAAAACTGTGTTCGACAGGATAAATGTATTTGCTCTCGCCACTGATCATCAGATGTACTATTGAAAGTGCTGAGAGAGTAGAGGCTTGTATCCAGTATGACTCAATACGCTGTTGTTGATGCTTTtagaaagcagctgaagacacactTGTTTCTACTCGCTTGTGTCCCATTTTTATAATTGTGGggtttttagtcttttaatctttggttacactttacttgaaggtatctacataagagtgacatgacagtgtcatgacacatgaacattataaacaagtcaaacgttttttagtaagtgtcatttggctgtgactgtgtcatgacagtgtctgtgttcatgacagtgtcatgtcactcttatgtagataccttcaagtaaagtgttacctaatCTTTTACCTTCAGtggtattgtatttgtttttgcttgtttattttctgttttggatcctactgtattttaacaaatgtttattgtgtgaAGCACGTTGTGAATCTGTCTgtaaaggtgctatatcaaataaattattattattattattatttttatttaacaacaTTATTGGGATGTAATCTAATCCCTTTTATCATATAGTACATGGAATACAGCGTTTACATGAGTCACCTCAAAGGAGGACTAGTATTCTGAAGAGCAGACTATGATTAAAGATACTAAAAGGTAATAGTGTGCTGTTCGTATATGTGTCTAATTTAATGACATTATTTCCTGAATCTACAAGAGTTGGAGACCACATCGCCATGGGTGACGACCGGTAGCCCTGCTGAGGTCACCACCCGGCACCACAACAGTAACTCAATAGAGAGCTGCCCCTCCACCCATGACTCCTACTGTCTGTACCAGGGTGTCTGCTTCTACTTTCCTGAAATGGAGTCCTATGCTTGCAAGTAAATAACCCCCCCATGTAACCCATCAGTATGACCCCTGATCTCCAAGTTTAACAGTTTACTGACATCGTGTGTAAGTACACGATGCTCACTTTCCCAAACTATTATCCTTTGATCATCTGTTCTGTAGTAGAAGAGGTTAAACATAAGCTGCTCTTTATATTTCAAGAGTCTACAATGATCGGTTGTACtctatagtgtgcagtaactcaaAACTAGAAACTCAATCAGGAAAATCTGATCTCTGCAAAGTATTTTCCTTTTTAAGCAGCATTACAAAAACACATGGAATGAAATTCCATCAGATCATGCCAATATTGTTTGAAAGTATGAGAATACCTCCTGCATCACACATTGCAGGCTCTCTGGCTTCTTACAGTAGCTCTCATGTTATTTACTACAGCTGACAACCAGTAGGTGTCCCTATTGTTTCATGATTAAAGCCATTGACTGGATGTCATCTTGCATGATATAATATATACCCAGCTCTAATGAGCGCTGTGCAAGAGACATGTAACTCATGTAACTTATAATTTGATACATTATTCCAGCGAACGTGTAGTTTCTTCCCTTGCAGTGTTCAACGCAACTGCTCATTATGATATTCTTTACATAAAGTTTGTAACATGCATGTGACCTACTAAGTCAAACTCTTCTACTGTAAGGACGCTGACGCTCAATAATAGATTGTGATCGTGAACTACATAATGATGCTGTTTGTCTTTTCACCTGTTGCAGTTGTGTAGCAGGCTACGTGGGGGAGCGTTGTCAGTTCAGTGACCTGGAGTGGTGGGAGCTTcagcaggctgaggaggagaagaggaggaacgTGGTCATTGCGGCCTGCATGGTAGTCCTCGTTTCCCTGCTCTCCATCGCTGCCTGTGTCACCTACTGTTACGGGTGAgaggggagaaggaggagaaggggTAAATGAGGGTCAAGGCATTCAAAAATGCAAGGAAGGGAAGGACAAGTATGAGATCTTGTCCTTGCTAAAATGCTCTATAATCAGCCTTTAGGACCACTTTAACCATTTGCTCAAAACTACTGACTATCCCATATCACAGTCAGAATGGTTTATTGCCTAGTTTggacatacaaggaatttgtcttggGTTTTTTGGTGCctaacaataaaatataaaaaatatataagtaaTGTATAAAGATATAGCTGTTTTTAAAGTGAAAGAGCTCTGTAGTAAATTCCCCTATTGTTTATCCCTAAGAAAACTATTACAAAATTAACCTCGTGGGGCTCTAGTAAGATACTAATGGCCCCAAAAGAATttgatttattaaaataataagtaCATGTGAAAGTCCTGTTATGGTCTTAAGTGGCTTCCGTAAGCTTTTTCACCCcctaatggtaaaaaaaaaatattaacaaaaGATCTGGGGACAGTTATGTTATCTATACTTCAGTGACGTATGCATGGCAATAATGATGTATATTAtaagcagtgttgtgttcagtctTCTGGACACTGGAAGCATAGGGCAGCACAGATAGCCAGGGAGGAGCTGCTCCAGCAAATGAATGAGCTGACAGCATTTAGAGGTGTCTATCAAACCTAGGGTGGCATGAGCCGTGTAATGTAGGTGTCTCAGCTTGACAGAAGGGGGTCGGGAAGCAGATTACATGTGGAACGAATGGCAGCATGCAACCCTGGGTAGCTGAGAGAGGAGCATACGTAAACTGCATACTGCGACCCCTCCTCCCTTTTATTTCCACCTGAGCTGTCACTAAGTAGCCGATTTGTTTTACGGTTGTTTGGCTGGCTTATGGACAAGGCTGTTGGCATTCTCCACTCTTTTGACTCACAAAGCACACCCCTCCCCTCCACCTACTACATCCTAACCTTTGCAGTCTGGTTCCCCTGTGGAAGCAGGACGCTTTCAATTACATGCTTGGTTTAGCTTGTTCTACAGCAATTACACATAAAAATAGGTCATTTCTCAGCTACAAAATGGAGCCGGTGAGGTATGACCCCGGTGAAACGCTACATGGCCGCCAATAGCTCTGCCTCAAATTGCCTTTTGCAGTTGACTGCGAGTGCACTTGCAGAGGGAACTAAACCACCAAACTTAAAAgctgcagcacacacaaatatcatacagtacacagtgatatgggctaaaaaaaacaaaaataaaacaactagtgctgtcaaacgattaaaatatttcatCGCAATttatcgcattaatgtcatagttaactcgcaattaatcacgcatttttatctattctaaatgtcccttgatttctttttgtcccattattttttcacattttatgctcttatcaacatggaaaagtggatcggcttgctttgtgcaaatgtttttttttattgaaaacaacattggcatactgtagtgttcaattttacactaacattctcacttggagcaaataatctctcacacaatgtaacggctttgacgagggggcggagaattcgcatcaggTGTGTAcatggccatcaagtggtatttcagactggacgtgctgcgatgatagctcagttcacaacgacaaaacacactttggtcttgtcaatggaaccatttggcaactttttaaaagtaaactttccattcagaatgttattggcatccatttcggcgtctcgcgcttgccatccactcaaaacgtaacgttagcctacaacTCTTTGGTCGGCTCGccagcccaaacaagtgtgtgcctgttgtttttgattccggtctagctagatctggtgtggtgttgtagtttttctaacgttactagttgttgcaacagcatgtgaaaaaaactacaaagtttgctaggccaaaaagaacgttaatcttgcgataaaaaaaattgacgccgttaaaatgggtttgtgttaacgccgttaataacacattaataatagcactaaaaaaaaacacacaacttgCTTCTCAggctgtcttcttttttttttaaacactgcatGCAAACAAATGCACCAAAAACAGACACGCAGCCCTTGGGGTAGTTTCTCTTAACCTAAGTTAACCCTTCTGGTTACTTCTCTAACAGaccttttaaaataatttttaacacgatgtgtgtgtgcaggacagGTAAGGTGCAAGGCATTACACTGATAACAGGTTATGCAGAGCACGGGTCAGTTTTATATTTCCTACTATGTTTAATTTGAATGTGTATTTTCTCTGCGAGGGCCCCACCTCTGTGACTTGATAACATATAACTTCCATGTGATTCGGTGAATATTTACATGATAACTTGAGGACCCTTGTGATTTCTAAATGAATTAGAATACTGCATGTTTGCTTATTGTTTTCTATGCAGAACTAGAAAATTCTTCCACAAACAGCCCTCAGAGGATAGCGTGAGCGAGACCAGCGTGACAGATGAGAGCATGTCAGAGACCACCACAACCAGTGTGCCTCAGGTAAGACTTTCATCACCAAGCTCtgtcagaaataataataatacatatttaaagGAAGTGATTTTTAGAGAACCAGAAATTAATGTGAATACATTTGCGTTACATAATTAACTGTAAAAGATTCCActcaaacaaatacaaaagatCAAGAAGCCAGTGTTATGTAGACATGACAACATAACAAATGGAGCAATAGTTCTAACTCAAACGTCTTAATGTTTTACTGTATGACCTTGCAGTTCTCCATGGTAGCAGAAAATGGCGTGGAAGGAATGGTGATCCCTGCCATGGGCTGTCCCAGGAGAGCTGTCTGTCCATCCTGCTCTTCAGAAACAGGTATCTGTAACTGATAGAAACACTCTGGCATTCATCTTTGTAGACAGTATTGACCTTATTGCTTTTTCTTCCTCCTAAGTAACCAAGACAAGTCTGCAACTAAACTGTGCCATTGTGTTTGCAATTTAATTTCTAAatgatcatgtttttttttgccaggcAATAACCTTGTGTCTGAAGAGTTGGGGAGATTGTCACAGCACAACAGAGGGTATGAGTGTTCCATGGTGTCAACTGTTGCCATGGAGACCACACAACCCACTGTCCATCACTCAAGTCCGTCAGTGTCAAGCTCATACACTTGTACGTCCATCAAGCCACCAATGCTCTCCCAGACTCCCAGGCCAGAGTCCCCTGCCTCCTAGATTACCAGAGAGACCAACACAGCTGTACAGTTAAAACTGTGCACACTGTCAACATCTGGCTGATGTACtaagaaatgaaagaaatgcCACAGAAGTTGTTCCCTACCTTAAGGTTATTTGTTCCATTTTTGCATAAACAAATATCGCGTTTGCAACGCTCatctttatatttgtattacACCTACAATTTACTAATGCCACACCAGATCATGAAAGCCATTGTAAACACAAGTATCTGGTAGCATTACCCAGAATAAATAATTGTGTGCACAGAAAATGATATTACGATGTACTACGAAGATGTAGTGAAAGCAATATGTTTGACACAGAAAAAAACTCTGGCTAGTTAGCATGACAAACGAAAAAAGCGTCATGTGCAGAAAGTCTACCAAAAGTGATGCAAGGTTAAAGGAAACAATAGTTAACACACAGACTGAAGTTAACCTAAAggcaaaaatgttttatgacccaTTTTCCAAAATATAGCGTTTAGAATGAAACTCCTCCCAGCATCAACATTTACCTAATACTGTAGCTGACAACAGAATATATTATGTCATGTAAAATACatatgtacagtagcctatgtCTTTCTTACAAAGTTCCAAAGTAGATGTAAGTATAGTATCATATTATCCAATGTTGCAAAAGATAATGAAGGcaaaaatatagaaaacaaatcacatatacaaacaagcaaacaaagacaataaaatctgGTCATAATTTAGACCAAAAAAAACTTCTGTTGCttgcttttgaaaataaattattaaagaATAGAGTACCGCTTGTCAAGTTATCATGGGCCATCTAAGAAAAACAACGTCATTTCGGTCTAGCAAAAAGCATAAATACTAGTCTAGCATAAATACTAGGAACttaattcacattttattttaaagccaAGTCAATTGTGGGTTACACtttgacatgacactgtcatgtacgtgtcataaacattataaacaagtcataaacatttatgacataacgcttcttttagtaagtgccattcggtttttgtcatgacaagttatggttagagttagggttagggttcatgtgtcatgactgtgtcatgacagtgtcatgtcactcttatgtagataccttcaagtaaagtgttacacaattttgtttatatagctcaaaagcacaaatgtacctaatgtgttttggatgttttagtCACCACAAGAATTTGCTTTGCTCACGATGGGCTTGCCTACCAAACTAGTTGTACTCCGCAGGGTGTTTTgaatattatttattgtatttcagCTACCACTGAATAATTGACGTTGGTCCCATCCCTAAAAAGATCTCAATCCTCACTTCAAATGGTGTAGGCTTAATGCGTTTTGTGTTGACTTTTACACTAAAGCAAAGACTATTTCCAGCGTGAGCACTGATATGTTCGCATGTTTAATCTGCTGAATAAACTTTGAGATACCATTGCAACTTTTTCCCTCCCAATTATCAAATATCTGAACACCCTTCTCAAATTGCTTGGAATAAGCTGGTGCAGAAGAGCATCAGAATAGAATAACTGCTTGTGTTATAAAGGGatgcgttttgttttgttgtttagaAATCACTTTATGTTCTCCCCCATTTGTTCTTTATTTCATGGAATAGTTGGATGTGAGAGGTTTTCCTTTAAGGGTGTTGTATTGTAAACTCCACGAGGGGCTTTGATGGGTGCAGTGTACTCTGGCTCaacagatgtacattgctgggataaagcctgacatccggtgtTCCTTTCATGCGCCAGATGTCCCTTCCTCTATCACCACTATCTATTTAGCACATTTAGCCGTTGCTGCATCTAgggcttagtgccgcccaggatggttgtgattggtttaaagaaatacaaacaagccagggGCCTTATTATATCTGaacaagcaaaataaaatgatggtaATATTTGTATGAAAAACACAACCCCCTTCCAGAGTTTTCATTCACACTATATTCAATTGTCTGGTTATGTATTCCTTTCGGCCCGTGTACTATAACTCTGATTACAAAATGGCAAGATGAGGCTTGCTTTTATTTCcatcaataaaaatatattcCCAAAAAATGTGCT
Protein-coding sequences here:
- the egf gene encoding pro-epidermal growth factor, which codes for MDLDGKNQRRLVAGVGSSILLDFHFREERVYWADKHTGVIYKASVRGVHRQKLYSSDKHISGLAVDWVWNSVYWTSGEKGKIKIMDINGKNERTLLRHLTQPSCINVDPTNRFLFWLSGGMTPSIQRSDATGQMKTTLIKIAQQLEALSIDREDKRLYWVQFGLQGESAIASCDYNGNVLHIIDTPLQSQSLGISVFLEHLYYTDAASRVMKQVNKYTGGEPLTVNIKQMAKPPVDIKVVHPLNQPMADSQSPFPGCDEQSGNCVNVCSSLAEQGTCQCSEGFALSKQGTYCEDVNECAHWNHGCSLGCENIPGSYFCTCPKGYALLPDRKTCGEIIPCEGNITKCGHGCLTTDEGDVCVCPEGSLLQEDGQACTGCLSADRGGCSQLCTPVNPTRWQCGCLPGYQLHQDGKRCIASGPPPYLLVANLVDVKQINLDGTGDKALVEEPRGTIIALDYDPVQNNVYFASTSQKTIERVDLNSGLREVLVSDGLDSPEGLAIDWVHRRMYWTDKSQSTVDCSNLVGLNRITIVSKGLEKPRGIAVHPLAKKLFWTDIGAVPVVESASLEGKDRAVIASTNLVSPSGLTIDFTEDRLFWCDQRRGLVETAALDGSDRQVLLENQVGRPFDLAVFEDRLWMSDQEYQQLRSVHKRTGRKLQRIHGNMVQPASIVVVHPLAKPGADVCIYLNGGCAQVCESKLGLAHCSCLSHFYLSADGKGCLPADASNGTAEYGGSESTDLTSLKNKTFNDESTPLTTPGLSTDKAAADLDSDVGSEPTLFTDKMVSDQNECYSLRCDVNTQCLLSAGSPTCLCLEGFTGDGHMCVDIDECKQGTHKCNKHAECQNALGKYLCKCHSGYHGDGKTCQGLETTSPWVTTGSPAEVTTRHHNSNSIESCPSTHDSYCLYQGVCFYFPEMESYACNCVAGYVGERCQFSDLEWWELQQAEEEKRRNVVIAACMVVLVSLLSIAACVTYCYGTRKFFHKQPSEDSVSETSVTDESMSETTTTSVPQFSMVAENGVEGMVIPAMGCPRRAVCPSCSSETGNNLVSEELGRLSQHNRGYECSMVSTVAMETTQPTVHHSSPSVSSSYTCTSIKPPMLSQTPRPESPAS